The genomic DNA tcttgagacACGCAGAAGAGCTGCGCATCtatatattaagaagaagaagggtgcAGAACCCCAGTCACCATTACACAGGTTTTTAGGGGAAAACCTGAAGAAACCACAACACACTCGACACTGTATTACCCTTAACTTATGAAAAAACAGCTTGACCAAAGACTTCTAAGCCTATCCACCTGGCACCAGGGCGAGGAGGtgagcaaaaaaaaatattaattataGTATCAATGGCCTTCTGATTCTAGAGGGAAAATACGAGAAAATAATATGTTGATTATAATATATCACTTACAATTAAATCATTTTATTTATGACTATCCAATTCAGCAGAGATTGCACTGGGAGTGGTAACACTTGGAAACAATTCAGCACAAAAACCAAGCTTCTCAAAAGAGCCATATCAAACTAGAGATGTAATGGGTGGTAAGTTGGTGACATAGCAGTTGCCGTTATACATTACAAAAGATGTATGGCAGGACTGAGAGCTGTGGATCTCACAACCCCCACGATAATAGGAAGAAGCAACCTAGAGTGCTCTACTGCTCTTCAACGCCCCCACAGGCCACAGAACCAAATTCATTATCTGGGAAAAGAACCAAACTACTGAACTCGGTAAGGGGACGGTAGGGATCTCTGCAGGGCATTGCCATAGGCGGTAATAAGGGGACgaaagacgacgacgaggacctTATAACGGCAGCGGTGGAGGAGGGATCGATCGGATCGGACGGGAAATTAAAGTCAGAACCGCCGGCGCGCGGATGATGGTCTCGGGGCGagggcagcgccgccgcgcagcGCGTCGATGGGGGCCGGTGGAGGCAACTCCTGCAGGTACGGTAACTTCTGCGTTCGTTGAGTAGAaggccggcggcgcaggccagGGATGAACTGACGAGCGAGATGATCGGCGGTAGTTGGGAGCGGCCACCGTGGTAAAATTTCTAAATGCCACGTcccctaatttttttttcctcttcagTTTGTTGCCGAAATAAATTAGATTTTATAGAAAAAAGTAAATAAATTagttgcaaaacctagatccaattttcttcttctttctttcttgttgCTAATGTGACCAGGTCTATTCGTTTTTAGTATAACTAAATGATATTGATTTAATTAATATGACTGATGATATATAATTTAACTTTGAAATAGTCCATATTCAACTTCATTCATCTAACTTGATATGTGATTAGAATATTAACTCAACATTCGACCCAAACAGTGATTTTTATAATTTTGTTCGTAATAATATTACTGAACTAATATTAACAGAAAAAAGAATCATGCCACGTTTTGTTTTGCACAAAGGAGTCTTTCATGGCAATTGGCGAGAAATGTACGGGTCACTTGGAAACTTTCTGCTTGCATGGCTCTTCCCGGTTCACTTCGATCCAAACAAACTCAACATATTCAACTGTTTACACCTTTTGTATATGCTTTGAGAAAACAAAACTAAATTCCGTGCTTCAAATTCATGTAGCCACAAAATTTCACCTGGCCAGTTAATTTCTCAATTGATCTAATTTTCCTTTCTACTATGGAGGGAAAGGTAGTGGGCCCAACTGCCAATAAACCTGCACCCCACGTAACTGCCACGTAATCACTCCCAATCCGTCTCCGGGACGAACAGGGTCCACCTAAACCGAGACATGgcgaccgcggccgccgccgctgccgtccccgccggcggccgtccGTGCCGCCGCTCCCGACCTCGCTGCGGTACACTGCGCCTGCACCGCCTGCGCCTccctgtcgtcgccgccgcttcGTCTTCCCCGCTCGACCCGTCCAcgtccgcgcccgcgccggagggcggcggccggctggTGGCGGAGCTGGTGGGCGCATTCAACGAGCTCACGGGGCGTATGGGGGAGGAACTGGCGACTTCCTCCTCGTCGCGCCTGCTCTTCCGTGCGCTGAAGCTAGCGCTCCCTGCCCTCCGGGACAGCGACGGCGGCAAGGCGCTGGCAcgcgcgctcgccgtcgcggctTCCCTCGCCGACCTCCAGGTGCTATACCTGATCCTATACCCTCTCCCTCTTCCGTTTTGGAGTATATGAGCGTGTTTCCTGGTCATATGAACTGCTACAGTTCAAattgtttcttttttgaaaacGTTCTTCTGTTATTTGAAGCTTTCTTGGCTTCAATTATTGTTCTCTTGTGCCAAGATTGCATTTTTATCAAGGACTGCGATTAATCAATAGACGATGGTTAGCTTAATTGATTCTCCAAATCAGGGAAAATGAGTAGATTTGTTGCATTTTAGTAATATCAGTGTATTTCGTCTGGAAAGCTGGGATGATTTATGGATGGAATATGCATTATCTGGAATTTGAACGAGTGGAATCTTTCTAATGAAGTACATGCATTAGCTTGTTGACCAAAACAAGTTTGCTTAATGTTGTGTTACTGATTACTGTTACTATTGTTTGAGTAGTACTTTGTATTCCAATTCTCACTTAACTTTTATAATTTGTCAGGGGTAGGAACTGGACCTTTTCCTTTAGCCACTGTTAAGCTCTCAAATCTAACAATGCCTTTTGATTTCGTGTTGTATGACTGACAACAGATGGATGCTGAAGTCATATCAGCGGGCATACTGAGAGAAGCACTAGATGCAGGAGCTGTAAGCATGAGGGATGTGAAAGCTCAGATTGGGATCAGTACAGCTCATTTGCTGCACGAGAGCTTAAGGCTCAAGCATGCTCCTTCAAAGCTTGACGTATTGGATGATGAAAGTGCTAGCGCATTGAGAAAGTTTTGTCTCACGTACTATGACATCAGGGCGGTGATATTGGAGCTTGCACTGAAGCTTGATATAATGAGACACCTTGATGAGCTTCCTAAGTATCTGCAGCGGATTAAGTCTCTTGAAGTCATGAAGATATATGCCCCACTCGCACATGCTGTTGGAGCGGGTAATCTGTCACTAGAACTAGAGGATCTTTCATTTCGTTACATGTTTCCTCATTCATATGACCATGTTGATCAATGGTTGAGAAGCCAAGAAAGTGAGTGCAAGGCCTTGATAAATTTGTACAAGGAGCAGTTGCTACAAGCACTGAAAGCTGATGACGAGTTGAACAGGATTGTACTGGACATCTCAGTTCAAGGGCGATACAAAAGCCGTTTCAGTACTATGAAGAAACTAGTAAAAGATGGCCGGAAACCAGAAGAGGTTAAAGACATACTAGCTTTGCGGGTAATCTTGGAGCCTCGATGTGATGGCAACTCATCAGATTGGGGCCCCAGGGCTTGCCACAGGACGCATGAAATCATTCAAGCTCTGTGGAAGGAAGTACCAGGTAGAACAAAAGATTATATCAGTCGGCCAAAAGAAAATGGTTACCAGAGTTTGCATGTGGCCATCGATGTCAGCGAACCTGGGAAGATGAGGCCACTAATGGAGATACAGATACGCACCAAAGAGATGCATAGATTTGCTGTTGGTGGAGACGCTTCTCACTCTCTCTACAAAGGTGGTCTTACTGATCCTGGAGAGGTAAAACTCCTGTTTCTTCTATTAAAGTAATGTGTGCTGGgagcccagcccccgagcctgggagccggctgAGCCACATAAGCACGTTGAGTCGCCACCTGCCCACCCTAGGTCAGCCGAGCCGCGGGAGGCACACCGAGTCGTATGTggtgcctagcccccgagcctgggagctggcTGAGCCGCGTTAGCATGCCACGTCGCCTCATGCCCCGAGCACTCGAGCCTGGGAGATCGGACGAgtgggaggcacgccgagtggTTTCTGAGCTataaaaggacaatacaaacattatgtagcataatgtagaatatttaataattgaataactcggaAGTTTAATCGGCGTAAAAGTAATTTCCTCAAGTAGTTAGTCTGTTACGTTTAAGCATCTAGCCTTGCTTAGCCAGCAGTCTGCTGAGAGCgaatctcgagcttgtagatagggcatcacaagatgagtcaaggtttcacAGATTAAAGCGTGTGCTACccaagtactttagcaaccgttaagagagATGGACGAGCCGCAAAGTAGTCAGAACTGTGCGGAAAAGCAAAGAGCGTGCGCTGGGCACTCATAGGGGGGCAAcccccgactgcccgtgtagtggacggaccaagctgtataagcagtcAGAGGTGTGACCAGGGTGGTCAGCGAAAGTCACTTGAGACATAGGAGAATTGAGGCGTGTGGAGATATACGAAAgtcgtaaaatatttaattgaatataTGACTTAGCTTGGTTCGTGGCCGAGTCGAAGAATGTGACAAAGTCAGTTGAAGGCCTTGATGAAGGAGACCGCCGTGGAGTGCACCAAGAATGTCATGGCGCTTCTGAACACTTCCCCCGGCTGGCTGTGGAGCGCGTCGGAACGGGCGTAGACGAGGACTTTGATGCTGGTAACCTCCCGGAGCTGGCCGGCCGAGCAATATCAACAAGCCGCGGAGGACGTAGTAATGAAAAAACTGTAAAATGTATCAATCTGTGTCGTGGGGCAAGAAAACTTGTTGATTAACTCATGTAAAGGCAAAACTTCTTCACTCCCTTGGGATGTTTAACAGGACACCGTGTGGCCTAGGCCTATAGCCACTAAGCACCTAGTCTTGCCTGGCCAACACTCTGCTGaaagcggatctcgagcttgtagaggggGCGAACgtaaggttgtctaggtttcgcatGCTAGGACGCcgtccacacgagttagtcgcaCAACCTTGAGAGGGGTAGGAGAAAAGTTGGGATCCGGAGGTCGGCGCGTAGCGGGGGAAGCCCTCGAGCGTAAAGGCGAGGGTTTGGTCTGTCAAACAGGTCAGACAACCCCCGAGCGTGATTAAGAGCTCGGCTAAGAAAGTGAGAAGGTAGTAGGTATGCAAAGAACCTCCcgggttttatttattcattatGAGAAAGTTGAAAGGGTACATAGCTTTTATATCCTAAGGGTAGAAGTGCCGCAGGTATTGGATGCTCGCCACAGTCCggaaactgggtgggttcgggtgggtcTTTAGATTGGATCTGGAACGACTGCGCGAGTTTTTCGAAAAGCATGGCAGCCGAGTCCTTGAGGCCAAAAGGGGTGCGAGGAAGGCACAACGCCGACCTTCTGGGGCGTAGTGCCGCCTCGGAGAGGTTGATGAACTCaacaatggtgttgctgatgcgatctaacCCCGCGATTAGATCGGAGGGTGTAGGTGGGTGGGTTGTCGCAAGTATGCATGGGAtcctctctgagagagagatcgccgacaTGCTGGGCAAGCGACGTGATGATCCTCGTGTGAAAACCTTGCTCCGTCGATGCGGGTCCGACAGATGCCGAGCTGGCAGCGGACACCGAGTCGACGATGGAGGTGGCGGAGTCGgagtccaccggcatgctcccaAAGCGGAGCTGGATTGGATTGACGAGGAAGTCCTTAATGCTCTTGGGGAAGATGACGCcggggcgggatgccatcgagctcgtcggggaggatctcacaatcacccctacctgcgCGCGCcaattgtcggatttagtgaccggcagtccaccgggggggttacccaggtggtagatttgtaggcgggggagatcgtaagaccaagaacttgaatggtaacacaggggcgtagggtttagacaggttcgggcctctggagagtaataccctacgtcctgtgttctggtggattgtattgctgatcgcaggtgcgaagagttaaaCGTGAGGTGGGATGAGTCGAGGTGCGTTCGGGGGTGtccctggccaccttatataggctgacgatctAGGGTTACAAATCGGATAGGAtcgaatcctagtcggttgttatatggaaagcaatctgagtcggtttcCAACAAGTATCTCATAATATCCGGGTTGAATCTGTTTTGCCCGGCCTCCAAGTTTGTGCACCACGCGTCTTCATACCTCCATCTATTagggccgaccagtatcctggtcggtggggacctgTGGGAACCCATATCCTTCAATCAAGTTTTGGAAAATAGCTTCTGAGAGTAATATGTGCTTTTCCTCTAACAGGGGTACTAGAAAACTGCAGGCGAAGCTGAAATCATATTATTCTGGCATTGCTTAGAACCACCATTCCTTGTTATGTTGTGCAGGCTAAACGACTCAAGGCTATTATGTTGGCTGCAGCAGAGTTAGCAGCTCTGCGCCTACGTGATCTACCAGATAGTGATCGAGGAGTTGGCAATTGCAAGAACCCGGCTTTCCGTCAACTTGACAAAAATGGGGATGGGAGAATCAGCATCGAGGAGCTCACTGAGGTGATGGAGGATCTAGGTGCTGGGGGTGAAGATGCAACGGAGCTCATGCATCTCCTTGATGCAAACAGTGATGGCTCCTTGAGCTCTGATGAATTCGAGTCGTTCCAGAGACAGGTAGGTTTATAAGTTATATGTGACAGTGATCATTTTTGtaaaaaaatgtgaaaatggccttcaggGAGGAAGCTGAAATTTTGATCCCCTTTACATGCCTTGCCTAATCAGATTGAACTGATGAGAAGCTTGGAGGACGAGGATGACCACTACAGGAAGATACTGAAGGAGAAGCTGCACACTATTGATAGCGCTGGTCTCATCCATGTCTACCGCAAGGAGCTGGGTGACAAATTGCTTGTGAGCTGATCTGGAACTTATGACAATCTGAAGAACCCAACCAAACCACCATTTGTTGTAGCTTTGCGTGCTTATACTGCACCAAGAAATGACCCACCACGAATTGTAAATACTTACTCAAATGTACATTGGCGTTGTATGCAATTCAGAAAAGTTGAAGCTGTCTGTTGAGTTCTTGCTTCAGTTTTCCACATGGTACCATAAGCTGGCAAGGTGATTAATTTCAagggtttcataatttttacacAAATGGTACCACTATGTAGGGAAAATAGCAGATTTGGCACCATACTAGAGTCACATTTTTTTATGCTCAGTTAGTTCCTGAATAACAAGAAAGATAACCTTAAAACATGTACTGCCAGCATCGATTTgacttttcttttatcctttgaAACGACAATGCCTATTTGATAGAAAAGGCATACAAATTTAAAATCTTTTAAAGCAAACTGGAAAACTTATCTGCATCAAAACTGACCAAAATTTATTTACATCAATGTGCATCAGTCACCCTTTAATGTGGTTAAACTATTGActagtaaaaaaaattgatcCGAGGCTACCACCAGACTGCTGATGTTGTCAGGAAAGACAGGGATGTCAACTGGTAAGTCAATGATGCCAAAGAACAAAATGGGTGGCTATAGCAACTTATAGGGACTTGTTTGACAAGCGTTTTGTCGGTTGAGGTTGTTTTTCCATGCCCTTTTTTTTCTGATACCAGGAGAGTGGTTGTTGCATGGTGTGAACAAGTTAAAAGCACATGGACTTTCTAACCGTAGTGTGACATGGCACTGAGTTGTAACACAAATACACAAGGATACCTCATGGCCCTCTGCAAGCACTTCAGTGTTTTTATGCTGTACtcactccgtcccaaattataggttgttttggtatttttatGTGTATactttttgctatgcacctagatatagtatatgtccagatatctatgaatttagaaattgTAAAACGACCTCCAgtttgaacggagggagtacttcgtTTGCAAGAGTACAAATACAGTACCCTAAGTACATATTGTCGGCTATTAAACAATATCATTTATGATTTTCATaaaataaattttttaaaagaaatagTTGGATCCAATGACAGCCACTCTCAGTACTGTTACCGACAAACTGGGTCAACTGGATTTAGCTACTTGATTGGGGGGCATTGCAAATGGGCACAATCATCCAACACGCTCTTGAATGCATGATAGATGCCttccttatttttttctcttcctgCCTCGGATACATTTGGATAAGGTATATATGCTTGCAGATTTTTCTCTGTTTTTGGATGGCATAGCTGATCTTGAACTGACTATGAGGCGACTTGCTCCCTGGCTTGCTATCGACAGTTTGCAAGGATTTTGTAAAATGGTTTGCCTGCATGTACAATTGTTTGGTCAAAATATATACATGATCAATAAGCTTTTGCCTCACTAATCAGATCACCATGCATATGTTTGCCACGAACAACAATGTTTGGCACAGATTTATTTCTTCCTCACAATCAAACTCCAAACATAACGCAAGTCATAACTCATAACATACAACAGAGTGTGGTCACCTCCTTTTCCTTCAGTTCTCTAGATTatgctccctctccctctccctctccctctccctgctCATGCAACAAGCAATTTTTCTTGCTTATGTAATTTGCTCATTACTTACTGCAACATCAAATCCACAGTTCCACACTAGACGATAATCGATGATGGTTAGCTTGCAGCTACTCCAGTGAATCCTGAAGAATCTGATGACCCGGCGACGGCATCGTCATGGGCGCCGGCGGTGCGAGCAGGGTTGACGACCCTGCAGTTGCGCCTGATCTCGCCCTGACTCCCGGTCATCACCTCGATCTGCCCCATCTTGAGCATGGACTTGGCGAACTTGGTCTTCCACGTGGACTCGCTGCGCACGAAGGAGTTGACCAGGGTCCTCATCGTCGCGTTGGTCATGAGCGCCGCGTCCGAGATGAAGAGGCCAAGGTTGTTCTGCAGGCCCACGTAGTACTTGTTGTCGAACTTGTTCGGCGTGATGAGGTCCATGAACGGCGTCGTCGTTGGGAAGAACTGGCTGCTGTTGGACGGGCAGACGCTCCTGAGCAGAAGTGCGTAGGCCTTGCTCAGCGACGGATCAACCTGTAAACCGCAGCAATGGATGGCCGAGTAAGATCTTCACTAGATAGTAGATAAATATGTATATGCTacatgaaaaaaatataaaattcgTTTCTGATATTTCAGGGTCGGCTCTTCGATAAAATGTTTTCTGACTACAACTTTTAGTAAAAACATGTGAATAAAAACACTGATAAGCTAGTGCAGTACGTTTCACGACAAATCCAAAACCTTCAGCATCCTAGTTTTTGGAGAGGAAAATAAAGTATATATGCTTACACCGTCAGCTGAGCTGCTGAAGTTGTGGATCCGGTCGCCGAGGTTGCCGATACCGGCGAAGCTGTCGCAGTGCGAGACGCCGAGGGTGTGCGCGCCGGAGAGGACAACCATGTCCTCAAGGGTGAGGTTCTTGGAGGCGAAGTTGTCTACCAGTTGGGTggcgttgaagaacggcggggGCAGCTGGTTGAGCGCCTCGGTTGCATTAGATGTCCGGCCGTCGCGGCGCCCGGCCGGCACCTGGTAGCCGAGGCCGCCTGAGAGCACGACGCTGTCCCGGGCCGCGAAGGCGAGAATGTCTGCGCAGGAGACCACACCGGGGCACTGCGCCTCCAGAGCCGCCTTGGCGCGGTCGACCACCTCGAAGAACCGGAGGCTCGGCTTGTTGGGGATGGCATCCTTCTCCGCCGTGTTGTTCGGGTTCGTCGTCGAGTCGATCAGCACCGAGCCGTCGCAGCCCTGCAAAGGAGGTTTAAGCGTCCGTGCCGTCACTCTCAGGTGAATTCCTTTACTTCCTCGCGACCTCACAATAATAGTGCTAAGCTTTGTGACATAGAAATGGTATCTAGAACTGTTATGCAAAATACTTCCATTTCATCATATTTTTCAGAACTTTTCTTATGTGCATGTGCTTACTCTGACGAAGCAGTCATGGAAGTGCATGCGGATTATCGCCGGAGCGACGCCGGAGTCGTTCCTgaacgcggcggcgacggtctGCTGCACGATGGTCTCGGCGGCGGGGCATCTCGTGTCGTAGAAGCCGAAGTCGAGGCAGGCGGTGGCCGAGAGCAGCGCCGCCAGGAGCGAGAGGAGCGTGGTGAAGCGTACGCAGCAGCGCCTAGTCATGGCTACAGACCTCGTGCTGCTGCCGTTTTGTCTGAATGCACGCACAAAGGGGACGGGGGTTTATAGCGCGCTGGAATAGAAATTCTTGCCCGGCCGTAAATGGAGACACTCTGAATATTCGTCGAAAATAGGTGAGTTCTCTGGGCTAGTTTTTCTTTACATTGTAGTATTGACTCGTTTCCCTCTTCTTGGGTAGGTCACTAATTTTATTTGAATGGATCAGTATTTTAGTAAAGCAACAAGGAATACAAAAAACCAACGATAAAACGACGGCTTACACTTATGTGAGTCGCTTGCTTGCTTGGCCTGAGGCCCTAGCCATTGAGCATTAGCTACAATGCGCCATAAGGGAAGCCTTTTCGAAAATCATGAGGTCTGGTCCTTAACTAGGATGTACCGTGAGGGCTTAAAGGTTTGGTCCTCGTTcaaatggcgaaagtcatcagaAATCGTCACATGAGGGAAGCCATTAAAGCACCTTCAAATCTTGACTTTGTGTTTTATAAACTTAGATGGGTTTttaaatatgtataaaaataTTCTCCCATACAGAACTGTACAATCCTTTGTGTAGACTTACTTTTATGCTTCCTTTGATGTAAACTGCAAAACATCCAGTTTTCATTAGGGTCATACTTATATATGGATTATAAGCATAATATCATGTTTTTAGATAGCTTATATCTGATAGGGTGTATTCAGAGTGAATGAACTTGACAACCAACTGCAAATTTTATATATTCTCTAATTCCAAAACAAAAGGTTTGAGTTAAGCAAAACAAAAGTCGTGATTGAGAACAAATTATATCCACAGAACAtggaataaagaaaaaataatattgAAAGCTACAAAAGTAACAAATGCTCCGTGCTGCAAGTAGGAAGGAGCAGTTGTAGCTTAAATATGAGGAAATTCAATTAGTATGGGCTAGTGCTTTTAAAGCCATTTCTCCTCGACTAACATTACCTTTGATCTCATGAAACCATTCACTTTCAAATCATTACTTCCTCTGGACCATTCCTCCAACGCAGCTTAGGACTCCATTCAGTGTCCATTGTAGCCTGACAGTAACCCAGTGTCTGCCCAGTTGCTCAATCGATTCCAAGTTGCCCCCTGGACCATGCTAAGACCTGCTACCACACTTGACACATGCCCGACCATTGATTTTTTCTTCACGTGTCTTTTCAGTGCTGTTCATGTACTTGGTAGTTGGTACCCCCATTGACTTGATGATTTCGCCTCATAACAATGATTGCCTTTTGAGTTTATTTTCTTGTGTTTGTAGTGAGCTCTCTGTCCCCACAAAACCagaatgaaagaaaaatgatTGTTGTCCGGTTGTCCCGTGAAGTTGGGGAGCTGAGGAAAGATCAGCAAGTGCGAGAAGAGAAAATGCCAAGGCATACGATCATCACGCATTATCTAGAGCAACCCTCTTATACAAGCTTGTAGTCAAACCATAATATGGCGTCAAAACATTATCCTGCATTCTTGGACTCTCAAGACACTTTGCCTAACAACGAATAATTATCCTAGTCTGTCGTGGCATTTGGGTTAATAAAGAGGATGCTTATCATCATATGAACACAACTGTtacatttttctttaaaaaaggtTGAAGTGTCATGCCGAATTCATTTTCTTTCACAATCATGTCATCAGGACATTCAATCGATTTCCTAGTCACCTCTACTATTCATGATCAAGGTAAGGCGTGTGCATCATCAGTTAGATCTGAGCAAAACTTAGCCCGAGATGTTTCATGGCCAGGCCCCGCCCAAAGTAGAGGGGGACCAGCAAACCGTCCTTGGGCTGTAACGCTCCACCAAATTGGAAGCCCAAACGGCCCAAGAAACCTAACCGAGCACGCGACGCGCTGCGCGCCTGCGCGGGGTGCTTCAGTTTAGTCCCACCTCGGCGGGACGGAGCGAGCGGAGACGGAGAAGCGCTATAAAACGAGACCCAGGCCTCCTTCCCAAATCATACCTTTCTCGGCCTTTTGGCTAAGATCAAGTGTAGTATCTGTTCTTATCAGTTTAATATCTGATATGTGGGCCATGCGCCCACTTcgatattaaatttattttttgtggGGGAGGGTCCACCACAGTGGCTTGCCACTGGGGCCCTCGAGCGTCGCTCGGGCGTTGCACTACAGCCCGAGCCTGGCGCACCCCAACCAAGCCGAAATAAATGTTTTGTACTGGGCCTTGGTAAAGGGCCTCTTGAGGTTTCCGTCGGTTGGGCATTTGTACGGGGCACCCTTGTTTCATTTGGCGTGGGTTCGTTGTGCCGGCAACAAGTGATGTGCTAGCAACCCGATATGCCTGCAGCCCCGGTCTGCGCTACCGCTCTCTCGAGTCTCGACGACGCGCTGCTCATCCACAAGACTGTAGGAGAAAGGGGCGTTCTGGGTGCGCGCAATTGTTCGTGAAGAACACGGCGACATAGCAACATCGGCTGAAGCCAATGGCGCTTACTTGGCTGGCTGGCGCAGCGACAGAACGGCCGAGTGGGAGAGCTGCACGCGAGGTGCTCGACGAAATGGCCAGAGGCCCACTCAAGGCGCGTCCCGCTGGCGGTGGTGTACGCCAAACTGagcagtcttttttttttcttgagcaTGAATGTAGCTTTCAGCAGTTTGACGTGTGAATGTGTTATTGCAGGAAGGCCAGCTGCGGGAGAGTAGAATTATTAACTCCAAGTGATCCTGATCCTTGTGATCCTTTCTGCGAGTACTCTATATGCATGCTCTGTCCAACAAAATTACTGGAGAAATTTCAAACTAGCTCACTTTGTCTCTCTGGATGTTACTGTTGGCAGGTTATCTCTGACGGAGCCAGCTAGATTGCGCTGTTAAGCACTATTACCGTGCTGATTAATGGTAAGTTCACATTTGAACCGTTGAAAAGGTGTGCTTTGTTGCTTTCACCTTACATTTCTACTTGGGTCGCATTATCCTTGATTTAGTATTTATTCATGGGTTCCATATCAAAATACCATCCGTAAAACAATGGTTGAAAAGAGATGGAATACAGAAAGATCGTATATTAAGATTACACAAACACATATACATACACACTTCAGGAAACTGTGGCACAAAACAGATATACATACACACTTCAGGAAACTGTGGCACAAACATGTTCAGAGAGGTGTTTGCACAGCGTGTTCCCCACCTTCCGAGAGAATAAGGTGCCTGTGAACTACGAAACAAAACATCGTGTACATATTTTGCATGTATTGATGCTTGTGGAGAAGTTAGACAGATTTGACGACATAGGACAAAGGTCACAGGGAGCAGGAATGGAAAGGAAAAACAATCCTTCCTTTCACACACATTCATGGTTAGGCGTCACTTTTTTTTACAGTCAACTAGTTCCTGAACAACATAAAGAAAACATTAAACAGGCATTGTCGGCATTGATGTTgcctttccttttccctttgaGAACGACAATGGCTAATGGATAACAAATATGTCTGCATTCATAATCTTTTGACAGAAACTGGAAAAACTTGTCTGCATTCTAATGGGACCAAATTTTGTTACAATAATATACACCAGTTGCTATGCTGCAGTTGAACCATTGGCTAAAATAAAATTGATTTAAGGTTACCTAACTACTGATGTTGTCAGCAAAGATTGGGATAAGTGCTAAGTCAGCTAGGACCATATTCTTTATGGACATCACTGATGTGAAACGACAGGGGGCTAATTCTTTATGGATGCTTGTTTGACAGGCTTTCTTCagtcattgtttttttttcttcagtcGTTGTTCTTCCATGTTGTGCTTAAGTTAAAAGCTCAAGGACTTTCTAA from Setaria italica strain Yugu1 chromosome VII, Setaria_italica_v2.0, whole genome shotgun sequence includes the following:
- the LOC101766030 gene encoding peroxidase 5, with the translated sequence MTRRCCVRFTTLLSLLAALLSATACLDFGFYDTRCPAAETIVQQTVAAAFRNDSGVAPAIIRMHFHDCFVRGCDGSVLIDSTTNPNNTAEKDAIPNKPSLRFFEVVDRAKAALEAQCPGVVSCADILAFAARDSVVLSGGLGYQVPAGRRDGRTSNATEALNQLPPPFFNATQLVDNFASKNLTLEDMVVLSGAHTLGVSHCDSFAGIGNLGDRIHNFSSSADGVDPSLSKAYALLLRSVCPSNSSQFFPTTTPFMDLITPNKFDNKYYVGLQNNLGLFISDAALMTNATMRTLVNSFVRSESTWKTKFAKSMLKMGQIEVMTGSQGEIRRNCRVVNPARTAGAHDDAVAGSSDSSGFTGVAAS
- the LOC101764674 gene encoding probable GTP diphosphokinase CRSH1, chloroplastic: MATAAAAAAVPAGGRPCRRSRPRCGTLRLHRLRLPVVAAASSSPLDPSTSAPAPEGGGRLVAELVGAFNELTGRMGEELATSSSSRLLFRALKLALPALRDSDGGKALARALAVAASLADLQMDAEVISAGILREALDAGAVSMRDVKAQIGISTAHLLHESLRLKHAPSKLDVLDDESASALRKFCLTYYDIRAVILELALKLDIMRHLDELPKYLQRIKSLEVMKIYAPLAHAVGAGNLSLELEDLSFRYMFPHSYDHVDQWLRSQESECKALINLYKEQLLQALKADDELNRIVLDISVQGRYKSRFSTMKKLVKDGRKPEEVKDILALRVILEPRCDGNSSDWGPRACHRTHEIIQALWKEVPGRTKDYISRPKENGYQSLHVAIDVSEPGKMRPLMEIQIRTKEMHRFAVGGDASHSLYKGGLTDPGEAKRLKAIMLAAAELAALRLRDLPDSDRGVGNCKNPAFRQLDKNGDGRISIEELTEVMEDLGAGGEDATELMHLLDANSDGSLSSDEFESFQRQIELMRSLEDEDDHYRKILKEKLHTIDSAGLIHVYRKELGDKLLVS